In Clostridium omnivorum, the DNA window AACTTATAATTATCTCTGGTGTTATTAGCTCATTCTTATGATAGTGTAATAGTGGTTTTATTATATTATTTGAAATAGCATTTCTATCAGAAATTTCCGATATATATAATATGAAAATTTCTATATCCTGCACAATAACTTTTCTTATGGAAATCCCAGATACAGCATGGCTAATCTGTCTAATCCTATATGTAACGTTATATTGATTGTTCATCATATTCACCTTCAGCTCTTTTTCTTCATATCACTATTAAATAAATTGGTATTAATGATTTTTACTTTTACCTCCACATTAAAGTTTACATTAGGATATTCTTCCTTCCATTTTAATTGCTTATAAATACTGGGATTATCAGCTCTAAAATATCTAGCAAAACCAAATACATCACTTTGAAATTCTCCCTTGGACTTTTCTAAAGCACTGTTTACTTCTTTTTTTAAATCCTCAGCAACTATATGCTCAGCTTCACTAATAGCTTTTGAACTTATAGGTTCTATAAAATATCCGTATTGCATCTTGGCATCAAAGTTTAAACCAATATTTATATTTATTCTATTATCATTATAACTAGTTTTTATCTTTCTTTTTTTTAGAACAGACTCAATGGAAATCTTGTTACTCTTATTTTCAGGACTTATTATGGATTCTCTAAATACAGGCTTATCCTCTACAAGGAATAAAAAGCCCCTAGATTCTTTTTCATCTATTAGTCCAACTAATTTTGCATCCTTCAGTACAGCAAGTCCTAACAACTTAATAGAATTATCTTCTAGCCCTACATAAGGTAAAAGAAAGCCAATATCCTTAACCTGTATATCAGATTGTATATCTTGAGCTGTTTTATATATAGT includes these proteins:
- a CDS encoding Ger(x)C family spore germination protein; the protein is MIKKYSKLCFILILSLTLEGCWDYEDINRRSISLAIGIDKKGNKGQANTEFAEFSSSIGKGKEGPQVPGKYHNRSVGKDFEDVRAEYDAKIPFVDFSGANRVVVFSKEYAQDGIEQYINRIDFIQGLRKSLLVVVSRETTDTLFEANVVNDISAGYAIEDTIRSLSKQGMTIYKTAQDIQSDIQVKDIGFLLPYVGLEDNSIKLLGLAVLKDAKLVGLIDEKESRGFLFLVEDKPVFRESIISPENKSNKISIESVLKKRKIKTSYNDNRININIGLNFDAKMQYGYFIEPISSKAISEAEHIVAEDLKKEVNSALEKSKGEFQSDVFGFARYFRADNPSIYKQLKWKEEYPNVNFNVEVKVKIINTNLFNSDMKKKS